A genome region from Salvia splendens isolate huo1 chromosome 19, SspV2, whole genome shotgun sequence includes the following:
- the LOC121778591 gene encoding spermine synthase-like → MEGGAERGSECQRTTGGRASSDNSSSKAISIPSCCLKARASAPELDAKCHSTVVSGWFSEIQPSSDESLNEVYFNNPMWPGESHSLKVEKILFKDKSKYQEVLVFQSSAYGKVLVLDGIVQLTEKDECAYQEMITHLPLCSIESPQNVLVVGGGDGGVLREIARHSSVKLIDICEIDQMVIDVSKKFFPELAIGFEDPRVHLHVGDAIEFLKQSPEGKYDAIIVDSSDPVGPAQELVERPFFETIARALRSGGVLCNMAESMWLHTHLIQDMLTICRDIFKGSVCYAWASVPTYPSGVIGFLLCATEGPPVDFVHPINPIEKLDGALDYRREIKFYNSEIHRAAFALPSFVRREVEALRG, encoded by the exons ATGGAGGGCGGCGCAGAAAGAGGTTCGGAATGCCAGAGGACTACAGGTGGGAGGGCGAGTAGTGACAATAGTTCTAGTAAGGCCATAAGCATACCCTCTTGTTGCTTGAAAGCAAGGGCATCTGCACCGGAGCTAGATGCCAAGTGCCACTCAACTGTTGTTTCTGGATGGTTCTCTGAAATTCAGCCATCCTCTG ATGAGTCTTTGAATGAAGTCTATTTTAACAACCCAATGTGGCCAG GAGAGTCACACTCCCTGAAAGTCGAAAAGATTTTGTTCAAGGACAAGTCAAAGTATCAAGAGGTTCTGGTTTTCCAG TCATCAGCATATGGAAAGGTTCTTGTGCTAGATGGCATTGTTCAGTTGACGGAGAAAGATGAATGTGCTTACCAGGAAATGATAACCCATCTCCCTCTTTGTTCAATTGAATCACCCCAAAAT GTTTTGGTGGTAGGTGGTGGTGATGGTGGCGTCCTTAGAGAAATTGCCCGTCACAGCTCTGTAAAGTTGATTGATATTTGTGAAATCGATCAGATGGTCATAGAT GTAAGCAAGAAATTTTTTCCAGAGTTAGCTATTGGTTTTGAGGATCCTCGTGTGCACCTTCATGTTGGCGATG CTATTGAATTTCTAAAGCAATCACCTGAAGGGAAATATGATGCAATTATTGTTGATTCGTCAGACCCTGTGG GTCCTGCTCAGGAGCTTGTGGAGAGACCTTTTTTTGAGACCATTGCCAGAGCATTAAGGTCCGGTGGTGTTCTTTGTAATATGGCAGAAAGTATGTGGCTTCATACACATCTGATTCAGGATATGTTAACCATATGCCGAGACATTTTTAAAGGTTCTGTGTGTTATGCATGGGCTAGTGTCCCTACATATCCAAG CGGTGTTATAGGGTTTCTATTATGCGCAACTGAGGGACCACCTGTTGATTTCGTACACCCTATCAACCCTATTGAGAAGTTGGATGGTGCACTTGACTATAGAAGGGAAATTAAATTCTACAACTCCGAG ATTCATAGAGCTGCCTTTGCATTGCCATCTTTCGTAAGGAGGGAGGTAGAAGCACTCCGGGGTTGA
- the LOC121779666 gene encoding cyclic nucleotide-gated ion channel 1-like isoform X1, giving the protein MMSFLMHNLILSFRFQESRSDKSFNEQSSRGIQPSRLNSVVYSISDKIHRGVEAGSDRIRRFKGSIRSFSLKRFLADDEVPRKKILDPQGPFLQKWNKIFVLTCLIAISVDPLFFYIPIINDEKKCLDLDKKLELAASILRSFTDIFYLTHIIFQFRTGFIAPYSRVFGRGVLVEDSWEIAKRYLASYFIIDVLAVLPLPQIVILIVIPKMNGARSLNTKNLLKFVVFFQYIPRVLRVYPLYREVTRTSGILTETAWAGAAFNLFLYMLASHVLGAFWYLFSIERDTTCWIRACGDQFACRNASFYCDADHTRFTQNLTKLCPIQPANTTLFDFGIFLDALQSGVVESKDFPQKFFYCFWWGLQNLSSLGQNLHTSTYVWEICFAVFISISGLVLFSFLIGNMQTYLQSTTLRLEEMRVKRRDAEQWMTHRLLPDNIKERIRRYEHYKWQETRGVDEENLIQNLPKDLRRDIKRHLCLDLLKRVPLFEKMDEQLLDAMCDCLKPVLYTEDSYIVREGDPVDEMLFIMRGKLITVTTNGGRTGFFNSEYLKAGDFCGEELLTWALDPHSSSNLPISTRTVQALSEVEAFALMADDLKFVASQFRRLHSKQLRHTFRFYSQQWRTWAACFIQAAWRRYCRKKLEESLREEENRLQDALANGGTGSPSLGGTMYASRFAANLLRAVRRNGTRKTRMPERISPMLLQKPAEPDFTAEDK; this is encoded by the exons ATGATGTCTTTCCTCATGCATAACTTAATATTATCATTCAGATTTCAAGAATCGAGATCAGATAAAAGTTTCAACGAGCAATCTAGTAGGGGAATACAGCCGAGCAGACTTAATTCAGTAGTATACTCAATTTCAGACAAAATTCATAGGGGTGTAGAAGCTGGTTCTGATAGAATCAGGAGGTTCAAGGGATCAATAAGATCTTTCTCATTGAAGAGATTCTTGGCAGACGATGAGGTACCTAGGAAGAAAATCCTTGATCCTCAAGGACCATTTCTTCAGAAATGGAACAAGATATTTGTGCTGACATGTCTGATTGCTATCTCCGTGGATCCCTTGTTTTTCTACATTCCTATTATCAATGATGAAAAGAAATGCCTTGATTTGGACAAGAAATTGGAGCTTGCTGCTAGCATTTTACGATCCTTTACGGATATCTTTTACCTCACAcatattattttccaatttcGTACTGGTTTCATTGCTCCTTATTCGCGTGTATTTGGAAGAGGAGTTCTAGTTGAAGATTCTTGGGAAATAGCAAAAAGATATCTGGCGTCATACTTTATAATTGATGTTCTCGCAGTTCTTCCGCTTCCACAG ATTGTAATTCTCATCGTCATTCCAAAAATGAATGGAGCAAGATCTTTGAACACCAAGAATTTGTTAAAATTTGTGGTTTTCTTTCAATATATACCAAGGGTTCTCCGTGTCTATCCTCTGTATAGAGAAGTCACACGAACTTCTGGCATACTGACTGAAACAGCATGGGCTGGAGCTGCCTTCAACCTTTTCCTTTACATGCTTGCCAGTCAT GTGCTTGGAGCTTTTTGGTATTTGTTCTCAATAGAACGCGACACTACGTGCTGGATAAGAGCTTGTGGAGATCAATTTGCATGTAGAAATGCTTCGTTTTATTGTGATGCTGACCATACAAGATTCACACAAAATCTGACGAAGCTGTGCCCTATACAGCCTGCTAATACGACACTTTTTGACTTTGGGATATTCCTTGATGCTCTTCAATCTGGCGTTGTTGAATCAAAAGACTTCCCTCAGAAGTTCTTTTATTGTTTCTGGTGGGGTTTGCAGAATTTAAG TTCCCTTGGTCAGAACCTTCACACAAGTACTTATGTCTGGGAAATTTGCTTTGCTGTCTTTATATCTATATCCGGTCTGGTGCTGTTTTCGTTTCTGATTGGAAATATGCAG ACTTATCTGCAGTCTACAACTCTAAGGTTAGAGGAGATGAGGGTGAAACGAAGAGATGCTGAACAATGGATGACTCACCGTTTACTTCCGGATAATATAAAGGAGCGAATCAGAAGATATGAACATTATAAATGGCAAGAAACTAGGGGGGTTGATGAAGAGAATcttatccagaatcttcctaaGGACCTCAGAAGAGACATAAAGCGACATCTTTGTCTCGATTTACTTAAGAGG GTGCCACTCTTTGAGAAAATGGATGAACAACTGCTGGATGCGATGTGCGACTGTCTTAAACCGGTTCTTTACACTGAGGACAGTTACATAGTTCGAGAGGGCGATCCAGTTGACGAGATGCTGTTCATCATGCGTGGCAAGTTGATCACTGTGACCACTAATGGAGGAAGGACCGGGTTTTTCAACTCCGAATATCTGAAAGCAGGAGACTTTTGTGGCGAAGAACTCTTAACTTGGGCTCTGGATCCTCATTCGTCGTCTAATCTCCCCATCTCTACCAGAACCGTGCAAGCCCTTTCAGAAGTCGAAGCATTTGCTCTGATGGCTGATGATCTGAAGTTCGTGGCATCCCAGTTCAGACGGTTACACAGTAAACAGCTGCGCCATACTTTCAGGTTCTACTCACAGCAATGGAGAACCTGGGCAGCTTGCTTTATACAAGCAGCTTGGCGCCGTTATTGTAGGAAGAAGCTGGAGGAGTCTCTCCGGGAAGAAGAAAACCGGCTGCAAGATGCTTTGGCCAATGGGGGGACAGGCTCGCCCAGTCTGGGCGGAACCATGTACGCCTCCAGATTTGCAGCTAATTTGCTTCGTGCAGTGAGACGAAATGGTACGAGAAAGACGAGGATGCCAGAGAGGATATCGCCAATGCTGCTTCAGAAGCCAGCTGAACCAGATTTCACTGCCGAAGACAAATGA
- the LOC121779666 gene encoding cyclic nucleotide-gated ion channel 1-like isoform X2, producing MDHYREKFVRFQESRSDKSFNEQSSRGIQPSRLNSVVYSISDKIHRGVEAGSDRIRRFKGSIRSFSLKRFLADDEVPRKKILDPQGPFLQKWNKIFVLTCLIAISVDPLFFYIPIINDEKKCLDLDKKLELAASILRSFTDIFYLTHIIFQFRTGFIAPYSRVFGRGVLVEDSWEIAKRYLASYFIIDVLAVLPLPQIVILIVIPKMNGARSLNTKNLLKFVVFFQYIPRVLRVYPLYREVTRTSGILTETAWAGAAFNLFLYMLASHVLGAFWYLFSIERDTTCWIRACGDQFACRNASFYCDADHTRFTQNLTKLCPIQPANTTLFDFGIFLDALQSGVVESKDFPQKFFYCFWWGLQNLSSLGQNLHTSTYVWEICFAVFISISGLVLFSFLIGNMQTYLQSTTLRLEEMRVKRRDAEQWMTHRLLPDNIKERIRRYEHYKWQETRGVDEENLIQNLPKDLRRDIKRHLCLDLLKRVPLFEKMDEQLLDAMCDCLKPVLYTEDSYIVREGDPVDEMLFIMRGKLITVTTNGGRTGFFNSEYLKAGDFCGEELLTWALDPHSSSNLPISTRTVQALSEVEAFALMADDLKFVASQFRRLHSKQLRHTFRFYSQQWRTWAACFIQAAWRRYCRKKLEESLREEENRLQDALANGGTGSPSLGGTMYASRFAANLLRAVRRNGTRKTRMPERISPMLLQKPAEPDFTAEDK from the exons ATGGATCACTACCGTGAGAAGTTCGTGAG ATTTCAAGAATCGAGATCAGATAAAAGTTTCAACGAGCAATCTAGTAGGGGAATACAGCCGAGCAGACTTAATTCAGTAGTATACTCAATTTCAGACAAAATTCATAGGGGTGTAGAAGCTGGTTCTGATAGAATCAGGAGGTTCAAGGGATCAATAAGATCTTTCTCATTGAAGAGATTCTTGGCAGACGATGAGGTACCTAGGAAGAAAATCCTTGATCCTCAAGGACCATTTCTTCAGAAATGGAACAAGATATTTGTGCTGACATGTCTGATTGCTATCTCCGTGGATCCCTTGTTTTTCTACATTCCTATTATCAATGATGAAAAGAAATGCCTTGATTTGGACAAGAAATTGGAGCTTGCTGCTAGCATTTTACGATCCTTTACGGATATCTTTTACCTCACAcatattattttccaatttcGTACTGGTTTCATTGCTCCTTATTCGCGTGTATTTGGAAGAGGAGTTCTAGTTGAAGATTCTTGGGAAATAGCAAAAAGATATCTGGCGTCATACTTTATAATTGATGTTCTCGCAGTTCTTCCGCTTCCACAG ATTGTAATTCTCATCGTCATTCCAAAAATGAATGGAGCAAGATCTTTGAACACCAAGAATTTGTTAAAATTTGTGGTTTTCTTTCAATATATACCAAGGGTTCTCCGTGTCTATCCTCTGTATAGAGAAGTCACACGAACTTCTGGCATACTGACTGAAACAGCATGGGCTGGAGCTGCCTTCAACCTTTTCCTTTACATGCTTGCCAGTCAT GTGCTTGGAGCTTTTTGGTATTTGTTCTCAATAGAACGCGACACTACGTGCTGGATAAGAGCTTGTGGAGATCAATTTGCATGTAGAAATGCTTCGTTTTATTGTGATGCTGACCATACAAGATTCACACAAAATCTGACGAAGCTGTGCCCTATACAGCCTGCTAATACGACACTTTTTGACTTTGGGATATTCCTTGATGCTCTTCAATCTGGCGTTGTTGAATCAAAAGACTTCCCTCAGAAGTTCTTTTATTGTTTCTGGTGGGGTTTGCAGAATTTAAG TTCCCTTGGTCAGAACCTTCACACAAGTACTTATGTCTGGGAAATTTGCTTTGCTGTCTTTATATCTATATCCGGTCTGGTGCTGTTTTCGTTTCTGATTGGAAATATGCAG ACTTATCTGCAGTCTACAACTCTAAGGTTAGAGGAGATGAGGGTGAAACGAAGAGATGCTGAACAATGGATGACTCACCGTTTACTTCCGGATAATATAAAGGAGCGAATCAGAAGATATGAACATTATAAATGGCAAGAAACTAGGGGGGTTGATGAAGAGAATcttatccagaatcttcctaaGGACCTCAGAAGAGACATAAAGCGACATCTTTGTCTCGATTTACTTAAGAGG GTGCCACTCTTTGAGAAAATGGATGAACAACTGCTGGATGCGATGTGCGACTGTCTTAAACCGGTTCTTTACACTGAGGACAGTTACATAGTTCGAGAGGGCGATCCAGTTGACGAGATGCTGTTCATCATGCGTGGCAAGTTGATCACTGTGACCACTAATGGAGGAAGGACCGGGTTTTTCAACTCCGAATATCTGAAAGCAGGAGACTTTTGTGGCGAAGAACTCTTAACTTGGGCTCTGGATCCTCATTCGTCGTCTAATCTCCCCATCTCTACCAGAACCGTGCAAGCCCTTTCAGAAGTCGAAGCATTTGCTCTGATGGCTGATGATCTGAAGTTCGTGGCATCCCAGTTCAGACGGTTACACAGTAAACAGCTGCGCCATACTTTCAGGTTCTACTCACAGCAATGGAGAACCTGGGCAGCTTGCTTTATACAAGCAGCTTGGCGCCGTTATTGTAGGAAGAAGCTGGAGGAGTCTCTCCGGGAAGAAGAAAACCGGCTGCAAGATGCTTTGGCCAATGGGGGGACAGGCTCGCCCAGTCTGGGCGGAACCATGTACGCCTCCAGATTTGCAGCTAATTTGCTTCGTGCAGTGAGACGAAATGGTACGAGAAAGACGAGGATGCCAGAGAGGATATCGCCAATGCTGCTTCAGAAGCCAGCTGAACCAGATTTCACTGCCGAAGACAAATGA
- the LOC121779667 gene encoding meiotically up-regulated gene 184 protein-like, with amino-acid sequence MECNKDEALRAKSIAEGKLEKKDFAGAVKFASKAQTLYPGLDGISQILTTLEVYVSAENKINGENDWYGVLGVNPSADDETIKKHYRKLALSLHPDKNKSVGADGAFKLISEAWSLLSDKNKRLQYNQRRGSIGFQHKAQMHSGGPSAPSRGNGIFNFSSRAPSVSKNNTTKRPPPPPPKPTPPGPPPRNDTFWTICHRCKMHYEYLKEYLNSTLLCPNCREAFLASETAPPSNFPKSSNQLPRQQSSNSRPSRNSFEHGRNVSAAKTSGPSQAGSNLGKHSYKQCPPSGSGSTEPSIAAKAANVVQQAQNKLKRSYSELHASAVREGGVQKRELDDNRSHFGTNHNVAPGNGVFAVGSSAPGSRIYGFSGTTYQQPNSTRDLSPLETRNLLIAKARKEIMNKLFSWRSKPEAIKQKNISKGSKKGRKGTSNIDGPDQNENGDQPRKVQVSNSADNASKEDPEAVSMTVPDSDFHDFDMDRTELSFGDNEVWSAYDDDDGMPRFYALVHKVVSRKPFKLRISWLNSKTTNEFSNMDWVGSGFYKTCGEFWVGRHENCKSMNAFSQKVNWSKGPRGSILIVPRKGDVWALYKNWLSDWNEHTPDEVIHKYDMVAVLDDYSEEEGVRVAPLVKVAGFKTVFRPNMDPEGIKRIPKEEMYRFSHRVSNHLLTGLETEDAPKGCLELDPAATPLELLQVITEK; translated from the coding sequence ATGGAGTGCAACAAAGATGAagccctccgggcaaaatcaaTTGCTGAGGGCAAGTTAGAAAAAAAAGATTTTGCTGGTGCCGTAAAATTTGCTTCAAAGGCTCAGACTCTGTATCCAGGTTTAGATGGTATTTCCCAAATTTTGACCACACTTGAGGTGTATGTTTCTGCTGAGAACAAAATAAATGGAGAAAATGACTGGTATGGGGTACTTGGTGTGAACCCATCAGCTGATGATGAAACAATAAAGAAACACTATCGCAAGTTGGCTCTGAGTTTGCACCCTGATAAGAATAAATCAGTTGGTGCTGATGGTGCTTTTAAACTTATTTCAGAGGCCTGGAGTTTGTTATCAGATAAGAATAAGAGATTGCAGTATAATCAAAGGAGGGGTTCCATAGGGTTTCAGCACAAGGCCCAGATGCATAGTGGTGGTCCATCAGCACCATCCAGGGGAAATGGGATTTTCAACTTCAGCAGTAGGGCACCATCCGTTTCGAAGAACAATACTACTAAGcggccaccaccaccaccacctaaGCCAACTCCTCCTGGACCACCTCCTAGGAATGATACTTTTTGGACTATCTGTCATCGGTGCAAGATGCATTACGAATACCTTAAAGAGTATCTCAACAGTACTCTCCTTTGTCCCAATTGTCGTGAAGCTTTTTTGGCTTCTGAGACAGCCCCACCTTCAAATTTTCCAAAATCTTCTAATCAGCTTCCTCGGCAGCAATCTTCAAATTCTCGTCCTAGTCGGAATTCTTTTGAACATGGAAGAAATGTTTCAGCTGCTAAAACCTCAGGTCCATCTCAAGCAGGTTCAAATTTGGGGAAACACTCGTACAAGCAGTGTCCGCCTTCTGGATCTGGAAGTACAGAACCATCTATTGCAGCGAAAGCAGCCAATGTTGTTCAGCAGGCACAGAATAAGTTGAAGAGGTCATATAGTGAATTACATGCATCTGCGGTAAGGGAGGGAGGTGTTCAAAAGAGAGAACTAGATGATAATCGTAGTCATTTTGGAACAAACCATAACGTGGCTCCAGGAAATGGTGTCTTTGCAGTTGGTAGTAGTGCACCAGGATCAAGGATTTATGGTTTTTCTGGTACCACCTATCAACAACCAAACAGTACAAGAGATTTATCACCCCTTGAAACACGTAATTTGTTAATTGCAAAGGCTCGGAAGGAGATTATGAATAAGCTGTTTTCGTGGAGGTCAAAGCCTGAAGCAATCAAACAGAAAAATATATCTAAGGGAAGCAAGAAAGGACGTAAAGGTACTAGTAATATTGATGGACCCGATCAGAATGAGAATGGTGATCAACCAAGGAAGGTTCAGGTCAGCAATTCTGCGGATAATGCTAGTAAAGAGGATCCTGAAGCTGTTTCAATGACTGTTCCAGATTCAGATTTCCATGATTTTGATATGGATAGAACAGAACTTTCTTTTGGGGATAATGAAGTTTGGTCTGCTTATGACGATGATGATGGCATGCCACGTTTTTATGCTCTGGTTCACAAGGTGGTTTCTAGGAAGCCTTTTAAGCTGAGGATTAGCTGGCTTAACTCAAAAACAACAAATGAATTTAGCAATATGGACTGGGTTGGCTCAGGTTTCTATAAAACGTGTGGAGAATTTTGGGTGGGAAGGCACGAGAACTGCAAATCAATGAATGCATTCTCTCAAAAGGTTAACTGGTCAAAGGGCCCACGTGGGAGTATTTTAATAGTCCCTCGGAAGGGTGATGTTTGGGCACTTTACAAAAATTGGTTGTCTGATTGGAATGAGCATACCCCTGATGAAGTAATCCACAAGTACGACATGGTGGCCGTGCTGGATGACTACAGTGAGGAAGAGGGTGTGCGCGTTGCTCCCCTTGTAAAGGTTGCCGGTTTCAAGACAGTATTTCGTCCCAATATGGACCCTGAAGGGATCAAGAGGATTCCAAAGGAAGAGATGTACCGTTTTTCTCACCGGGTTTCAAACCACTTGCTCACCGGGCTAGAAACCGAAGATGCTCCAAAAGGATGCCTGGAGCTTGACCCTGCGGCTACCCCATTGGAACTTCTTCAGGTGATAACG